The Glycine soja cultivar W05 chromosome 6, ASM419377v2, whole genome shotgun sequence genome has a window encoding:
- the LOC114415803 gene encoding F-box protein At5g39450-like isoform X1 has translation MEPEHHDSSNMLLFLPDDVFAIVSRFMSPRDVCNLCLCCKSLNALVASEKLWLTQCDLLSTVPHKDLVEWRKGVASYKALCRFLMSVKPLIGIWVHQNPELGNVVYVMPGFVSVVGCRIIPQELGPLGIEEGPILWASVFEVVSDLDGSMMFFLHGREKGVNYVYPGSVKVADRSCNVLLLEVEPGGCRNVSALLQSKSFVHHSGVEESSSSRKVCRSNSDVSSSQRVVGNGEGMVSFGKLAFSDRRKLLEVTTSQVRQKVPDKMIGPLFPGLRDDEENFQKDLVLLWKRRSLLSQMYKVGSGQNDEYKTSSQEAVDPTQLELDDVRASFDRSRSISHPLPEEDGHTQCIKRKGFRGYVWNGIKQILGRSNTMNASPLVAKKHTSNGEIRQARLQEFLRSSDTVRLMLKASTVKLSSYRAWPNMHDSRFALYKLPLRVPKDDQEYAGLWGGTFGWPPGKPSEDKPGKALFFLLLSYEEFQGQQLLIATKILEGTHYVLHPNGSAMFTANINDPSSEPFPWDTDADSVPVNIKQAFVGEGIASGYGFRYPGSKPGSLFVLENGILAFIWKESRAVLNLQRLNLQELLKKGERVPSLPPVTNFSYLTKSYSNVFAGFPSSSNFLSSPRFALTLT, from the exons ATGGAACCCGAACATCATGATTCTTCGAACATGCTTTTGTTTCTTCCCGATGATGTTTTCGCCATCGTTTCTCGGTTCATGTCGCCGAGAGATGTGTGCAATCTTTGCCTATGCTGCAAGAGCTTAAACGCTCTTGTGGCATCCGAGAAACTCTGGCTCACGCAATGTGACTTATTGAGCACAGTGCCTCACAAGGACCTtgtggaatggagaaagggtgTGGCTTCTTACAAAGCGCTTTGTCGTTTTCTGATGAGTGTGAAACCTTTGATTGGAATATGGGTTCATCAAAATCCTGAGCTTGGGAACGTGGTGTATGTGATGCCGGGTTTTGTTTCTGTTGTTGGGTGCAGGATAATCCCTCAGGAGCTTGGTCCTTTGGGGATCGAAGAGGGTCCTATACTGTGGGCTTCTGTGTTTGAGGTTGTTAGTGACTTGGATGGTTCCATGATGTTTTTCCTTCATGGGAGGGAGAAGGGGGTGAATTATGTTTATCCGGGTTCGGTCAAGGTTGCGGACAGGTCCTGCAATGTGCTGTTGCTTGAGGTTGAACCCGGGGGTTGTAGGAATGTTAGTGCTTTGTTGCAGAGTAAGAGTTTTGTGCACCACTCGGGCGTGGAGGAGTCGTCGTCGTCGAGGAAGGTTTGTAGGTCAAATAGCGATGTTTCTAGTTCACAAAGGGTGGTTGGAAATGGTGAAGGGATGGTTAGTTTTGGGAAGTTAGCTTTCAGTGATAGGAGGAAGTTGCTTGAGGTTACTACTAGTCAGGTTCGGCAAAAGGTTCCAGATAAGATGATCGGACCGTTGTTTCCTGGGTTGAGGGATGATGAGGAGAATTTTCAGAAGGATTTGGTGCTTCTGTGGAAAAGGAGATCACTTCTTAGTCAAATGTATAAGGTTGGTAGTGGTCAGAATGATGAGTATAAGACGAGTTCTCAAGAGGCGGTTGATCCAACGCAGTTAGAATTGGATGATGTTAGGGCGAGTTTTGACCGTTCAAGGTCTATCTCTCATCCTCTGCCTGAGGAGGATGGTCACACTCAATGCATCAAGAGGAAGGGTTTTCGGGGATATGTCTGGAATGGCATTAAACAAATCCTTGGAAGATCGAATACGATGAATGCAAGTCCGTTAGTTGCCAAGAAGCATACTTCAAACGGCGAGATTAGGCAGGCGCGGCTTCAAGAATTTCTTAGATCAAGTGACACAGTAAGACTAATGTTAAAAGCTTCAACTGTGAAGCTATCTTCGTATCGAGCATGGCCAAATATGCATGACAGTCGGTTTGCGCTTTACAAGTTGCCATTGCGGGTTCCCAAAGATGACCAAGAATATGCTGGTTTATGGGGAGGAACTTTTGGTTGGCCTCCTGGAAAGCCTTCTGAAGACAAGCCTGGAAAGGCTTTATTCTTTCTTCTGCTCTCTTATGAGGAGTTCCAGGGACAACAGCTTCTCATTGCAACAAAAATTTTGGAAGGCACACACTATGTGTTACATCCTAACGGTTCAGCAATGTTTACAGCAAATATCAATGATCCTTCATCCGAACCCTTTCCCTGGGACACTGATGCAGACTCGGTTCCAGTGAATATCAAGCAAGCTTTCGTGGGAGAGGGTATTGCAAGTGGTTACGGGTTCAGATACCCTGGATCAAAGCCTGGTTCCCTCtttgttttagaaaatggtATCCTTGCCTTCATTTGGAAGGAGTCAAGGGCTGTTTTGAACTTGCAAAGACTTAACTTGCAAGAACTTTTGAAGAAGGGTGAAAGGGTACCTTCTCTGCCTCCGGTTACCAATTTTTCATATCTGACAAAGTCCTACTCGAATGTGTTTGCTGGCTTCCCTAGCTCTTCCAATTTTTTGTCTTCACCAAGGTTTGCCTTAACCCTGACAT GA
- the LOC114415803 gene encoding F-box protein At5g39450-like isoform X2, which translates to MEPEHHDSSNMLLFLPDDVFAIVSRFMSPRDVCNLCLCCKSLNALVASEKLWLTQCDLLSTVPHKDLVEWRKGVASYKALCRFLMSVKPLIGIWVHQNPELGNVVYVMPGFVSVVGCRIIPQELGPLGIEEGPILWASVFEVVSDLDGSMMFFLHGREKGVNYVYPGSVKVADRSCNVLLLEVEPGGCRNVSALLQSKSFVHHSGVEESSSSRKVCRSNSDVSSSQRVVGNGEGMVSFGKLAFSDRRKLLEVTTSQVRQKVPDKMIGPLFPGLRDDEENFQKDLVLLWKRRSLLSQMYKVGSGQNDEYKTSSQEAVDPTQLELDDVRASFDRSRSISHPLPEEDGHTQCIKRKGFRGYVWNGIKQILGRSNTMNASPLVAKKHTSNGEIRQARLQEFLRSSDTVRLMLKASTVKLSSYRAWPNMHDSRFALYKLPLRVPKDDQEYAGLWGGTFGWPPGKPSEDKPGKALFFLLLSYEEFQGQQLLIATKILEGTHYVLHPNGSAMFTANINDPSSEPFPWDTDADSVPVNIKQAFVGEGIASGYGFRYPGSKPGSLFVLENGILAFIWKESRAVLNLQRLNLQELLKKGERVPSLPPVTNFSYLTKSYSNVFAGFPSSSNFLSSPRNAQY; encoded by the exons ATGGAACCCGAACATCATGATTCTTCGAACATGCTTTTGTTTCTTCCCGATGATGTTTTCGCCATCGTTTCTCGGTTCATGTCGCCGAGAGATGTGTGCAATCTTTGCCTATGCTGCAAGAGCTTAAACGCTCTTGTGGCATCCGAGAAACTCTGGCTCACGCAATGTGACTTATTGAGCACAGTGCCTCACAAGGACCTtgtggaatggagaaagggtgTGGCTTCTTACAAAGCGCTTTGTCGTTTTCTGATGAGTGTGAAACCTTTGATTGGAATATGGGTTCATCAAAATCCTGAGCTTGGGAACGTGGTGTATGTGATGCCGGGTTTTGTTTCTGTTGTTGGGTGCAGGATAATCCCTCAGGAGCTTGGTCCTTTGGGGATCGAAGAGGGTCCTATACTGTGGGCTTCTGTGTTTGAGGTTGTTAGTGACTTGGATGGTTCCATGATGTTTTTCCTTCATGGGAGGGAGAAGGGGGTGAATTATGTTTATCCGGGTTCGGTCAAGGTTGCGGACAGGTCCTGCAATGTGCTGTTGCTTGAGGTTGAACCCGGGGGTTGTAGGAATGTTAGTGCTTTGTTGCAGAGTAAGAGTTTTGTGCACCACTCGGGCGTGGAGGAGTCGTCGTCGTCGAGGAAGGTTTGTAGGTCAAATAGCGATGTTTCTAGTTCACAAAGGGTGGTTGGAAATGGTGAAGGGATGGTTAGTTTTGGGAAGTTAGCTTTCAGTGATAGGAGGAAGTTGCTTGAGGTTACTACTAGTCAGGTTCGGCAAAAGGTTCCAGATAAGATGATCGGACCGTTGTTTCCTGGGTTGAGGGATGATGAGGAGAATTTTCAGAAGGATTTGGTGCTTCTGTGGAAAAGGAGATCACTTCTTAGTCAAATGTATAAGGTTGGTAGTGGTCAGAATGATGAGTATAAGACGAGTTCTCAAGAGGCGGTTGATCCAACGCAGTTAGAATTGGATGATGTTAGGGCGAGTTTTGACCGTTCAAGGTCTATCTCTCATCCTCTGCCTGAGGAGGATGGTCACACTCAATGCATCAAGAGGAAGGGTTTTCGGGGATATGTCTGGAATGGCATTAAACAAATCCTTGGAAGATCGAATACGATGAATGCAAGTCCGTTAGTTGCCAAGAAGCATACTTCAAACGGCGAGATTAGGCAGGCGCGGCTTCAAGAATTTCTTAGATCAAGTGACACAGTAAGACTAATGTTAAAAGCTTCAACTGTGAAGCTATCTTCGTATCGAGCATGGCCAAATATGCATGACAGTCGGTTTGCGCTTTACAAGTTGCCATTGCGGGTTCCCAAAGATGACCAAGAATATGCTGGTTTATGGGGAGGAACTTTTGGTTGGCCTCCTGGAAAGCCTTCTGAAGACAAGCCTGGAAAGGCTTTATTCTTTCTTCTGCTCTCTTATGAGGAGTTCCAGGGACAACAGCTTCTCATTGCAACAAAAATTTTGGAAGGCACACACTATGTGTTACATCCTAACGGTTCAGCAATGTTTACAGCAAATATCAATGATCCTTCATCCGAACCCTTTCCCTGGGACACTGATGCAGACTCGGTTCCAGTGAATATCAAGCAAGCTTTCGTGGGAGAGGGTATTGCAAGTGGTTACGGGTTCAGATACCCTGGATCAAAGCCTGGTTCCCTCtttgttttagaaaatggtATCCTTGCCTTCATTTGGAAGGAGTCAAGGGCTGTTTTGAACTTGCAAAGACTTAACTTGCAAGAACTTTTGAAGAAGGGTGAAAGGGTACCTTCTCTGCCTCCGGTTACCAATTTTTCATATCTGACAAAGTCCTACTCGAATGTGTTTGCTGGCTTCCCTAGCTCTTCCAATTTTTTGTCTTCACCAAG GAATGCACAATACTAG